The sequence CCGTCGAGACGGTATCGGCGTGCAGGTAGGCGAACAGCGGACGGATCGCGTAGTCGATCGCCAGCGAGTGCCGCGCGGTTCCCGCGTTCGCGCCGATCAGGACCGGCTTCCCGGTGAGCGCATCCGGGTCCAGCACGTCGATGAACGACTTGAACAGTCCCGAGTAGCTCGTGGAGAAGATCGGTGTGACGGCGATGAGCGCGTCGGCGGAGACCACCGTGTTGATCGCGGTTTCGAGCGCCTGCGGTGCGAACCCCGTGAGCATGTTGTTCGTGATGTCGTGCGCATAGTCGCGCAGCTCGATCACGTCGACGGTGGCCGCGATGTCGCGCTCCGCGAGGGCCTTCACGGTCTCGGCGGCCAGTCGATCCGCGAGC is a genomic window of Microbacterium maritypicum containing:
- a CDS encoding FMN reductase, with the translated sequence MTTRRIAVVAAGLSNPSSTRMLADRLAAETVKALAERDIAATVDVIELRDYAHDITNNMLTGFAPQALETAINTVVSADALIAVTPIFSTSYSGLFKSFIDVLDPDALTGKPVLIGANAGTARHSLAIDYAIRPLFAYLHADTVSTGVFAASSDWGDSGDDVAPLAKRVEKGARELADTIARKEAATVADPYDPATYLGEGRSFGHMLGGLAGE